A region from the Benincasa hispida cultivar B227 chromosome 10, ASM972705v1, whole genome shotgun sequence genome encodes:
- the LOC120088518 gene encoding NDR1/HIN1-like protein 1, with translation MSAKDKDCGHHDDDYQQFLRRLGIVLLILIIILGLIIFIIWAVLRPSKPHFILQDVTVFGLNASSSPNLLSLSLQVTISSRNPNDRIGIYYLTMDVYGAYRGQQVTLPTLLPSTYQGHRDVVVWSPFLSGDAVPVAPDVALSLQQDRNVGAVLFNVKIDGQVKWKVGTWISGRYHLNVNCPAFIKFGNPDHAIAIGSAMKFQIVQSCNVEV, from the coding sequence ATGAGCGCCAAAGACAAAGACTGCGGCCACCACGACGACGACTACCAACAATTCCTCCGCCGTCTCGGCATCGTCCTCCTCATCTTAATCATAATCCTCGGCCTTATAATCTTCATCATATGGGCCGTCCTCCGCCCTTCAAAGCCCCATTTCATCCTCCAAGACGTCACCGTTTTTGGCCTAAACGCTTCTTCTTCCCCAAATCTCTTATCCCTCAGCTTACAAGTCACGATCTCTTCACGCAATCCCAACGATCGCATTGGCATTTATTACCTAACAATGGACGTATACGGCGCTTACCGTGGCCAGCAAGTTACTCTTCCTACTCTTCTTCCATCCACTTACCAAGGCCATCGAGACGTCGTCGTTTGGTCTCCGTTCCTTAGCGGTGACGCCGTCCCTGTAGCCCCTGACGTTGCTCTGTCTTTGCAACAGGATCGGAATGTTGGAGCCGTGTTGTTTAATGTTAAAATTGACGGGCAGGTTAAGTGGAAAGTTGGGACGTGGATTTCGGGCAGGTATCATTTGAATGTTAATTGCCCGGCGTTTATTAAGTTTGGGAATCCTGATCATGCTATTGCTATTGGTTCTGCTATGAAGTTTCAAATTGTTCAGAGCTGCAATGTTGAAGTTTGA
- the LOC120087651 gene encoding uncharacterized protein At1g08160, whose protein sequence is MADPSRPVTGYPAYPNGRPPPSNSQPHGQAYPYAAPPYSYPTQYANPYDSTHQNARLSFLRALIAGIIVVFIITAVILFIIWLVLRPQLPEFRVDSFQVTNFSTASQSLSASWFIGFSVFNPNKKMTVSYDFIESTVFYNNEFLSQTRVPPFTQDKRTQSVVNASLSSLTAYIEASTVNKINDDRRRGTVKFNVGVSAGVRFRAGWWKTRRRLLRVLCEDLAVGLSSSNSSGSGKLIRESRACRVGI, encoded by the coding sequence ATGGCAGACCCCTCCAGACCCGTCACCGGCTACCCTGCTTATCCCAACGGCCGGCCGCCGCCCTCCAATTCCCAGCCTCATGGCCAAGCCTATCCCTACGCTGCTCCTCCTTATTCCTATCCTACCCAATACGCCAATCCCTACGATTCTACCCATCAGAATGCTCGCCTCTCCTTTCTCCGAGCCCTTATTGCCGGAATCATCGTCGTCTTCATCATCACCGCCGTCATTCTTTTCATTATCTGGCTTGTTCTCCGCCCCCAACTCCCTGAGTTTCGCGTCGACTCTTTTCAGGTTACCAACTTCTCCACTGCCTCTCAGTCCCTCTCCGCCTCCTGGTTCATTGGGTTTTCCGTCTTCAATCCCAATAAGAAGATGACTGTTTCTTACGACTTCATCGAATCCACCGTTTTTTATAATAACGAGTTCCTTTCCCAGACCCGAGTCCCTCCATTCACTCAGGATAAGAGGACTCAATCTGTTGTTAATgcctctctctcctctctcacTGCCTACATCGAAGCTTCGACTGTGAATAAAATTAACGATGACCGCCGACGAGGGACCGTCAAATTTAATGTGGGGGTCTCGGCTGGTGTCAGGTTCCGCGCGGGTTGGTGGAAGACCAGGAGGCGATTGCTTAGGGTTCTTTGCGAGGACCTGGCGGTTGGCTTGTCGTCGTCGAATAGCAGCGGTTCCGGTAAATTGATACGTGAATCAAGGGCCTGCAGAGTCGGCATATGA